The following proteins are co-located in the Triticum aestivum cultivar Chinese Spring chromosome 1A, IWGSC CS RefSeq v2.1, whole genome shotgun sequence genome:
- the LOC123051172 gene encoding protein PLASTID MOVEMENT IMPAIRED 1 produces the protein MAGLGGGGGLSDYLDRPNAIHRRTASLAIARSGDDGPRIMDGVGREGRRARSSRRLSLSSWLGPRSRPLPVPADDTTSVESTSREFEGSGSAKGKPSAWSSWKPVRALSRIGKRRAGCLFSIEVAAVRGVPASMDGLRLAVSVRKAETKDGAMQTMPARVSHDGTAEFDETLFVKCNLYFTGGPGTGKPLKLEPRRFVVSVVPVEVPDIRLGTYTVDVSSLVLDSLQKSSEGRRVRWFDRAFGLAGKATGGELLLKLGFQVMEDAGLRLYTQAAGRSSRDVSVSPSRARVHNKNSFSVASTTPKLSTSDGAISPSMRAYRQLVDRLNIDKRPDDDELSTASGAGAGDVDYAIPEYEVVDKGVETVKEVVHFQDQRDVLRELDSIGEQIEAIEALMASGGKKSPGGAGQQPRLDADEEMVTVEFLRKLEAVDDDKFRKLKQPMTPRSSESQKKSPVVPDLGQSLGPAVQTRDGGFLVSMNPYNVPLASRDVHPVLAMQVSRPFVLPSAMAATGFDVLQKMAAAGRPDEVRDKVASLGRMESLTGKTPEQVGFEGIAEAVIGGRRTEGGASSSAARSVRLVRKLATALSEGRMERVATGIWSAGNDPETLDEVLAFSLQKLEAMAVDALMIQAEMADEEPPFEVAPAAGDANVFDALVPSDEWSESRGGSDGRVTLVAAIQLRDPSRRYEAVGAPMIAVVQSARMLGAAGLSGGRFKVRSLHVGGVQTRCLSGVGGSASWRAERQKLTAMQWTLAHGPGRAAKRAQTPPSSQAARVRQQRRRPDVVWSLSSRVLAGMWLKTVRNPDVKISAAGST, from the coding sequence ATGGCCGgactgggaggcggcggcgggctcaGCGACTACCTCGACCGGCCCAACGCCATCCACCGCCGCACCGCGTCGCTCGCCATCGCGCGGTCCGGCGACGATGGACCGCGCATCATGGATGGGGTTGGGCGGGAGGGCCGGAGGGCGCGCTCGTCGCGCCGTCTCTCGCTGTCGTCGTGGCTCGGGCCGCGCTCCAGGCCTCTGCCGGTGCCGGCCGACGACACCACGTCCGTGGAGTCGACAAGCAGAGAATTCGAGGGGAGTGGCAGCGCTAAGGGGAAGCCGTCGGCGTGGAGCAGCTGGAAGCCTGTGCGCGCGCTCTCGCGCATCGGGAAGCGCCGCGCCGGGTGCCTCTTCTCCATCGAGGTGGCCGCCGTGCGCGGCGTGCCGGCCTCCATGGACGGCCTCCGCCTCGCCGTCTCCGTCCGCAAGGCCGAGACCAAGGACGGAGCGATGCAGACCATGCCGGCCCGGGTGTCGCACGATGGCACCGCGGAGTTCGACGAGACGCTCTTCGTCAAATGCAACCTCTACTTCACCGGCGGCCCGGGCACCGGGAAACCCCTCAAGCTCGAGCCTCGCCGGTTCGTTGTGTCCGTCGTCCCCGTCGAGGTGCCGGACATCCGTCTGGGTACGTACACCGTCGACGTGAGCTCGCTCGTGCTCGACTCCCTCCAGAAGAGCTCCGAGGGACGCCGCGTCCGGTGGTTCGACAGGGCGTTCGGGCTCGCCGGCAAGGCCACCGGTGGCGAGCTCCTGCTCAAGCTGGGGTTCCAGGTCATGGAAGACGCGGGGCTCCGTCTCTACACGCAAGCCGCGGGGAGATCGTCGAGGGACGTGTCCGTGTCCCCCTCCCGTGCGAGGGTTCACAACAAGAACTCGTTCAGCGTCGCCAGTACGACGCCCAAGCTTTCAACGTCCGACGGAGCCATCTCGCCTTCCATGAGAGCTTACAGGCAGCTGGTAGACAGGCTCAACATCGACAAGCGTCCCGACGACGACGAGCTCTCCACCGCAAGTGGCGCTGGCGCTGGCGACGTCGACTACGCCATCCCGGAGTACGAAGTGGTCGACAAGGGCGTCGAGACGGTCAAAGAGGTCGTCCACTTCCAGGACCAGCGCGACGTGCTACGCGAGCTCGACTCCATTGGCGAGCAGATCGAGGCCATCGAGGCGCTGATGGCGAGCGGCGGCAAGAAGTCGCCGGGGGGAGCCGGTCAGCAGCCGCGCCTCGATGCCGATGAAGAGATGGTGACCGTTGAGTTCCTTAGGAAGCTCGAGGCAGTGGACGACGACAAGTTCAGGAAGCTGAAGCAGCCGATGACACCAAGATCAAGCGAGTCGCAGAAGAAGTCGCCCGTGGTGCCGGACTTGGGACAGAGCCTTGGCCCGGCGGTGCAAACGCGTGACGGCGGGTTCTTGGTGTCGATGAACCCGTACAACGTGCCGCTTGCAAGCAGAGACGTGCACCCGGTGCTCGCCATGCAGGTGTCGAGGCCTTTCGTGTTGCCAAGTGCCATGGCCGCTACTGGATTCGACGTGCTCCAGAAAATGGCGGCGGCGGGAAGACCCGACGAGGTCCGGGACAAGGTGGCGTCGCTAGGGCGCATGGAAAGCCTTACCGGAAAGACGCCCGAGCAAGTGGGTTTCGAGGGCATCGCGGAGGCGGTCATCGGCGGTAGGCGGACCGAGGGCGGCGCGAGCTCAAGCGCGGCGCGGTCGGTCAGGCTCGTCCGGAAGCTCGCCACCGCCTTGTCCGAGGGCCGGATGGAGCGCGTCGCCACCGGCATCTGGAGCGCGGGAAACGATCCGGAGACGTTGGACGAGGTACTCGCATTCTCGTTACAGAAGCTCGAGGCCATGGCGGTGGACGCGCTCATGATCCAGGCCGAGATGGCCGACGAGGAGCCGCCGTTCGAGGTAGCGCCGGCTGCGGGGGACGCGAACGTGTTCGACGCACTGGTGCCGTCCGACGAGTGGTCCGAGTCCCGTGGCGGCTCGGACGGCCGCGTCACGCTGGTGGCGGCCATCCAGCTGCGTGACCCGTCCCGGCGCTACGAGGCGGTGGGCGCGCCGATGATCGCCGTCGTCCAGTCGGCGCGGATGCTGGGCGCGGCGGGGCTCAGCGGGGGGAGGTTCAAGGTGAGGAGCCTGCACGTGGGCGGAGTGCAGACGAGGTGCTTGTCGGGAGTCGGCGGAAGCGCGAGCTGGCGCGCCGAGCGGCAGAAGCTGACGGCGATGCAGTGGACGCTCGCGCACGGGCCGGGTCGCGCCGCCAAGAGGGCGCAGACGCCGCCATCGTCGCAGGCAGCGAGGGtgaggcagcagcggcggcggccagaCGTCGTCTGGAGCCTGTCGTCGAGGGTGCTCGCCGGGATGTGGCTCAAGACGGTGCGGAATCCGGACGTGAAGATCAGCGCCGCCGGCAGCACGTGA